One window from the genome of Magnolia sinica isolate HGM2019 chromosome 4, MsV1, whole genome shotgun sequence encodes:
- the LOC131244180 gene encoding DNA-directed RNA polymerase V subunit 1-like, with protein MDCVHIFYPQSLAAKAEVLELFSVEKQIRSSHSGSLNLQLVHDSLLSLKLMFRTFFLNKATAQQLAMCVSPVLSEPALFKAHRIGPLWTVLQIVQSALPMFFDCFGERHLISKSEMPLLMEILFLEGYSVGLNDFDIPKAVTEDIKKKIQDISPLLLHLRSNYNELVELQVESYLKTVKLPIVTRILKLSASGNLIDSKNDSAISKVVQQLGFLGLQLYDRRKFYSRSLVDENSPGSSLAGEPVGVLAATAVSNPVYKAVLDSSQSNNSSWESMKEILLCKVNFKKNQ; from the exons ATGGATtgtgttcatatattttatccacagtCTCTAGCAGCAAAggcagaagttttggagctgtttagtgttgaaaagcaaatccgtagttctcatagtggtagtctgaatttacaactggtgcatgattctttattgtcacttaaactcatgtttaggacttttttcttAAACAAAGCAACTGCGCAACAATTGGCTATGTGTGTTTCACCAGTTTTATCAGAACCTGCTTTGTTTAAGGCTCACCGTATAGGTCCTCTATGGACTGTTTTGCAAATAGTACAGAGTGCTTTACCTATGTTTTTTGACTGCTTTGGGGAGAGGCATTTGATCAGTAAAAgtgaaatg CCATTGCTGATGGAGATTCTCTTTTTAGAAGGATATAGTGTTGGCTTGAATGATTTTGACATTCCCAAGGCTGTTACTGAAGATATAAAGAAGAAGATTCAGGACATATCACCTTTGCTGCTTCACTTGAGATCAAATTACAATGAACTTGTAGAGTTGCAAGTGGAAAGCTACTTGAAAACTGTAAAACTGCCTATCGTGACTCGTATTCTAAAGTTATCTGCTTCGGGTAATTTGATAGATTCGAAAAATGATTCAGCTATCAGTAAGGTTGTTCAACAACTTGGCTTTTTGGGGCTTCAACTTTATGACCGAAGGAAGTTTTATTCAAGGAGTTTG GTGGACGAAAATAGTCCTGGAAGTTCTCTTGCTGGTGAACCGGTTGGTGTATTAGCTGCTACTGCAGTATCAAATCCTGTATataaagcagttcttgattcttcTCAGAGCAACAACTCTTCATGGGAATCGATGAAGGAAATACTTTTGTGCAAAGTTAACTTCAAGAAGAATCAGTAG